A window of the Hordeum vulgare subsp. vulgare chromosome 5H, MorexV3_pseudomolecules_assembly, whole genome shotgun sequence genome harbors these coding sequences:
- the LOC123396321 gene encoding uncharacterized protein LOC123396321 encodes MIARSPSLEFLLIIWCTGARRLRINSFTLRTIAVDNHSPDPSIEELVIESAPHLQTLIHFDHNHDLHIAALSVPKLETLGCTNSTRLVLGSTDIRHHQGPRIRGLASAACKIKCLVLGMATLNLDMVIELMTTFPCLEKLYIQSARKDETYSKEER; translated from the exons ATGATTGCCCGCAGCCCTTCTCTCGAGTTCTTGTTAATTATTTGGTGCACTGGAGCCCGTCGCCTCCGGATCAATTCGTTTACCCTTAGAACCATTGCAGTCGATAATCATTCACCAGATCCATCCATAGAGGAACTCGTTATCGAGAGTGCCCCTCATCTTCAAACATTAATCCATTTTGATCACAACCATGATTTGCATATAGCCGCGCTTTCCGTGCCTAAGTTGGAGACCCTAGGTTGTACCAACTCCACGAGGCTCGTGCTTGGTTCCACAGATATTCGTCATCATCAG GGACCGCGCATTCGTGGCCTTGCATCAGCGGCGTGCAAAATCAAGTGTTTGGTTCTTGGTATGGCTACTCTTAATTTGGACATGGTTATTGAATTGATGACAACCTTTCCGTGCTTGGAGAAGTTGTACATTCAG AGTGCTAGAAAGGATGAAACTTATAGTAAAGAGGAACGATGA